A window of the Henckelia pumila isolate YLH828 chromosome 3, ASM3356847v2, whole genome shotgun sequence genome harbors these coding sequences:
- the LOC140891154 gene encoding large ribosomal subunit protein eL20z-like, which yields MSEDKKGSHHHTEEPPPHYGTFQGVVNHPPPTAIGFPQPIPPPGASGSPPPPQSQYYARGYQTVPGYTVAEGRPVRERRLPCCGCGFGWFLFIIGFLIAGIPWYLAAIILLCSRNIDPREKPGYVACTVAAVLAAIATIFGLTRVA from the exons ATGAGCGAAGACAAGAAGGGCAGTCACCACCACACTGAGGAACCACCTCCCCACTACGGAACCTTTCAGGGGGTGGTCAACCACCCTCCGCCGACGGCCATCGGCTTCCCTCAGCCGATTCCGCCTCCGGGTGCATCTGGGTCTCCTCCCCCTCCACAGTCCCAATATTATGCTCGTGGTTATCAAACTGTTCCGG GCTACACTGTTGCAGAAGGGAGGCCTGTAAGAGAGCGCCGACTTCCGTGCTGTGGTTGTGGCTTTGGCTGGTTCTT GTTCATTATTGGTTTCTTGATTGCTGGAATACCATGGTATTTGGCAGCAATAATTCTTCTGTGCTCCAGAAATATTGACCCTCGCGAGAAACCCGGTTACGTAGCTTGCACAGTTGCT GCCGTTCTGGCTGCGATTGCGACAATCTTTGGCCTGACTAGGGTTGCCTAA
- the LOC140890014 gene encoding uncharacterized protein yields MSPSSTYKMQRRCSAIQQPPRMCYGCIIRDHRGIVVGAIHGCIPGIQNPAIAEALGIREALNWLKELDYHHFQIESDAKIVIDALNSSVSDQSSLGLLIEYCKLLIEDFQSCLFYFNRRSANQVAHALARAVGSLSDFEGRVTPSPSFISDVLLIDSI; encoded by the coding sequence ATGTCCCCCAGCTCCACTTATAAAATGCAACGTCGATGCAGCGCTATTCAACAACCCCCTCGCATGTGCTATGGATGTATAATTAGAGATCACAGAGGAATTGTTGTAGGAGCTATTCATGGATGCATTCCTGGCATACAAAATCCAGCCATTGCGGAAGCCTTGGGCATAAGGGAAGCATTAAACTGGCTAAAAGAACTGGATTACCATCACTTTCAAATTGAATCAGATGCCAAAATTGTCATAGATGCTCTTAACTCCTCGGTATCTGATCAATCTAGCTTGGGCCTTTTAATTGAATATTGTAAACTTCTTATCGAAGATTTCCAATcttgtttgttttattttaatagGCGATCAGCGAACCAAGTTGCTCACGCTTTAGCTAGGGCGGTAGGTTCTTTGTCTGATTTTGAAGGCCGAGTTACTCCCTCGCCTTCCTTTATTTCGGATGTACTTTTGATTGACTCTATTTAA
- the LOC140890015 gene encoding uncharacterized protein, giving the protein MATQVLIRQCAKLRIGSGLRTRIWDDPWLPNTDNPYIESEGPSELRMATVSSLRLYENGGWNIPLIRNLFNVRDQLLILSIPLSRHARVDRWIWGDDKRGCYTVKSGYMYLLKLHNQIPPVVGINWSHIWNLNVPGKIQNFIWRSLSNVLPTMKSLRHRRIEIPEWCPLCRHEEEDGLHALVSCSLVRNIWHLTSIGSYIGSAISITDWWHNLTTTRDSSDIEMAAILMWNIRQN; this is encoded by the coding sequence ATGGCAACCCAAGTTCTTATCCGCCAATGTGCCAAATTACGTATAGGATCTGGTCTGCGCACTAGAATATGGGATGATCCTTGGCTGCCAAACACCGACAACCCTTACATTGAATCGGAGGGCCCTTCGGAGCTTCGAATGGCTACAGTCAGCTCTCTGCGTCTTTACGAGAATGGCGGTTGGAATATACCTCTTATTCGGAACCTATTCAATGTAAGAGACCAGCTTCTTATCCTCTCTATTCCTCTAAGTAGGCATGCACGCGTTGACCGCTGGATCTGGGGAGATGACAAGCGAGGATGTTATACCGTTAAAAGTGGATATATGTATCTTCTAAAGCTTCATAACCAAATACCTCCAGTTGTGGGTATAAATTGGAGCCATATTTGGAACTTAAACGTCCCAGGGAAGATTCAGAATTTCATCTGGAGAAGCTTATCCAATGTCTTGCCAACTATGAAGTCACTTCGTCATCGAAGAATTGAGATCCCGGAGTGGTGCCCTCTATGTCGTCATGAAGAAGAAGATGGATTGCATGCCCTAGTATCTTGCTCTCTCGTCAGAAACATTTGGCATCTTACTTCGATCGGAAGCTATATTGGATCAGCAATTTCCATAACTGATTGGTGGCATAACCTCACAACCACTCGAGATTCATCTGATATTGAAATGGCAGCAATCTTAATGTGGAATATCAGGCAAAACTGA